The following are from one region of the Paenibacillus sp. KS-LC4 genome:
- a CDS encoding methyl-accepting chemotaxis protein, which translates to MNTVQAMLHVMPYIQKMMRESASLTLYDRTHMLYYLPMPDVDMGFKSGDLLVDGFKDFVALKNGREESITHIPEEAFGTAMDAVNIPIKNEKGEVEAVFCVAYNLTNQNQLEHLVRESNAVAEHLVQMVQQMAAHSEELHAASEQIAENSKTTTENSKQITKVAGFIKEVSEQTNMLGLNAAIEAARAGEAGAGFGVVATEVRKLSVDSKKATVEIEKALGDIQTSIKGMEREISQIMASSKEQASMVDAFTKVIERLQSSSQAMKDIADQMVSYNLTKS; encoded by the coding sequence ATGAATACAGTTCAAGCTATGCTTCATGTGATGCCTTACATCCAGAAAATGATGCGGGAGAGTGCAAGTCTGACTCTATATGACCGTACTCATATGCTTTATTATTTACCTATGCCGGATGTGGATATGGGGTTCAAATCAGGCGATCTGTTAGTGGATGGTTTTAAAGACTTCGTTGCGCTTAAGAACGGCAGGGAGGAGAGCATTACCCATATACCCGAGGAAGCGTTTGGAACGGCTATGGATGCAGTAAACATTCCGATTAAAAATGAAAAGGGCGAGGTAGAGGCTGTTTTTTGCGTAGCTTATAATTTAACGAACCAAAATCAACTGGAGCATCTTGTACGGGAAAGCAATGCTGTAGCGGAGCATCTGGTGCAGATGGTTCAGCAAATGGCAGCCCATTCCGAGGAGCTGCATGCGGCGAGCGAGCAGATTGCGGAAAATTCAAAAACCACAACGGAAAACTCAAAGCAAATCACCAAGGTAGCAGGCTTTATTAAAGAGGTATCCGAGCAGACAAATATGCTAGGGCTTAATGCGGCAATTGAGGCAGCGCGTGCAGGAGAAGCGGGAGCAGGCTTTGGTGTAGTGGCGACCGAGGTGCGTAAGCTGTCCGTTGACTCCAAAAAAGCGACAGTAGAAATTGAGAAGGCGCTTGGCGACATCCAAACGTCGATCAAAGGCATGGAGCGCGAAATTTCGCAAATCATGGCGTCATCCAAGGAGCAGGCTTCCATGGTTGATGCTTTTACGAAAGTTATTGAGCGCCTGCAGAGCTCAAGTCAAGCAATGAAAGACATTGCAGATCAGATGGTTTCCTACAATCTTACGAAATCCTGA
- a CDS encoding aspartyl-phosphate phosphatase Spo0E family protein, translated as MDKIILLDQLQSLRLKLHEIAEARGSLTDPDVLAISEEADQLIVALQQMQRDEMIGSPMRRKHD; from the coding sequence ATGGACAAAATAATTCTACTCGATCAATTGCAATCGCTAAGGCTAAAGCTCCATGAGATAGCCGAAGCACGAGGTAGTCTGACAGACCCTGACGTTCTTGCGATTAGCGAGGAGGCAGATCAATTAATCGTTGCACTTCAACAGATGCAGCGTGATGAGATGATTGGTTCTCCCATGCGTCGTAAACACGACTAG
- the tadA gene encoding tRNA adenosine(34) deaminase TadA translates to MLREKEDEYWMQQAIEEARKAERIGEVPIGAIVVKDREIIGRGYNLRETQHDPTAHAEMVAIRDACKELDAWRLLDCTLYVTLEPCPMCAGAIVQARVKRVVYGTGDPKAGCAGTLMNLLQEPRFNHETELTSGILQQECATMLTQFFRKLRRKNI, encoded by the coding sequence ATGCTGAGAGAAAAGGAAGATGAGTATTGGATGCAACAGGCTATTGAGGAAGCCAGAAAAGCCGAGCGAATTGGTGAGGTTCCCATAGGAGCTATTGTTGTTAAGGATCGTGAAATTATTGGGAGAGGCTACAATCTGCGGGAAACTCAGCACGACCCTACTGCCCACGCTGAAATGGTCGCCATTCGCGATGCCTGCAAGGAGCTGGACGCTTGGCGGCTGCTCGACTGTACCTTATATGTAACATTGGAGCCTTGTCCAATGTGTGCTGGGGCTATCGTGCAAGCAAGAGTAAAGCGCGTCGTATATGGAACCGGCGATCCCAAAGCAGGATGCGCAGGCACACTAATGAATTTGCTGCAGGAGCCGCGTTTCAACCACGAAACGGAACTGACTAGCGGCATATTGCAACAAGAATGCGCCACAATGCTTACCCAATTCTTCAGGAAGCTGCGACGGAAAAATATATAA
- a CDS encoding ATP-binding protein, translated as MPFKLKLCLLIAIAFFSMFVTLLIVDQYSMFRNMHNNLSSMLGKASLQLAERLALSDSQLAEGAALDAETEEQFNSMIENWKQWDSRILDITILRPKVHDEQVLSVASYDLIYGEQGLYEAELEQELINQTARDHLFRVNEFEMDGVAYLKSYYTNENMQPAVIRIVYSYEYFHDRAASKVRDWLKYAGIFMLFILLGSYLLSGILLRPLKSILWKVNEVSHGRFESFIKVRSRDEFGLLAVKINAMSQNLSIYMDKLRKAFEENRRMKHYLQSFINHTSDAIHVVDLQGNIIQVNQAFEQLYGYTAEEALGRSLVLTPESQRGEMKLIIASLLAGKVLPAQETKRLTKQGEVIPVSVTISPIRDSAGDVKAFASITRDMRSRNKMEELLRRSEKLTTVGQLAAGVAHEIRNPLTTLRGFLQLQLKNQTGNAQHTSLMLSELDRINLIVSEFLILAKPQATQFTIKDVKQVLRDVLLFLDSEAHLHNAEFLTVFTEESCEISCEENQLKQVFINVLKNAIEAMPSGGPIYIRLKRNISHITIEIADEGIGIPEEMIPRIGSPFLTGKESGTGLGMMVSQRIIQSHQGMIDIQSQVNAGTTVTITLPTLKEGGDGGILVEKAGSASLYG; from the coding sequence GTGCCATTCAAACTCAAGCTCTGCTTACTTATTGCGATAGCATTCTTCTCCATGTTTGTCACCCTACTCATTGTGGACCAATATTCAATGTTTCGCAATATGCACAATAATCTTAGCAGCATGCTGGGCAAAGCATCCTTACAGCTCGCCGAAAGGCTGGCTCTATCAGATAGCCAGTTAGCCGAGGGGGCAGCTCTTGATGCGGAGACAGAGGAGCAATTTAACAGCATGATTGAAAACTGGAAGCAGTGGGACTCGCGCATTTTGGATATTACGATATTACGGCCGAAGGTTCATGATGAGCAGGTTTTGAGCGTAGCTAGCTATGATCTTATTTATGGCGAGCAGGGCTTATATGAGGCCGAGCTTGAGCAGGAGCTGATTAATCAGACAGCCAGGGATCACCTTTTTCGGGTCAATGAGTTTGAAATGGACGGGGTAGCTTATCTCAAGAGCTACTACACCAATGAAAATATGCAGCCTGCCGTTATTCGCATCGTCTATAGCTACGAATACTTTCATGATCGGGCTGCGAGCAAGGTGAGGGATTGGCTGAAGTATGCCGGCATTTTTATGTTATTTATTCTTTTGGGCAGCTATTTGCTGTCTGGCATACTGCTCCGTCCGCTTAAATCCATTTTATGGAAGGTTAATGAAGTATCTCACGGCCGTTTTGAATCATTCATTAAAGTGAGAAGCAGGGATGAATTTGGTCTGCTTGCAGTGAAAATAAACGCAATGTCGCAAAACCTCAGCATTTATATGGATAAGCTTCGCAAGGCGTTTGAGGAAAACCGACGGATGAAGCATTATTTGCAATCCTTCATTAATCATACGAGTGATGCGATCCATGTGGTTGATTTGCAGGGAAACATTATTCAGGTAAATCAGGCCTTCGAGCAGCTGTATGGGTATACAGCGGAAGAGGCGCTTGGTCGCTCGCTCGTGCTCACGCCGGAAAGCCAGCGGGGAGAAATGAAGCTGATCATCGCCTCGCTCCTTGCAGGCAAGGTGCTTCCTGCTCAGGAGACGAAGCGTTTAACGAAACAGGGTGAAGTCATTCCTGTAAGCGTTACGATATCTCCGATTCGGGACAGCGCAGGCGATGTGAAGGCCTTCGCGAGCATTACCCGCGACATGAGGAGTCGCAACAAGATGGAGGAGCTGCTGCGCCGCTCCGAGAAGCTGACGACGGTCGGGCAGCTTGCGGCTGGCGTTGCCCATGAAATTCGTAATCCGCTGACGACGCTACGGGGCTTTCTCCAGCTTCAGCTGAAAAATCAAACGGGAAATGCTCAGCATACAAGCCTGATGCTGTCGGAGCTGGACCGCATTAACCTGATTGTCAGCGAATTTTTGATTTTGGCAAAGCCTCAGGCAACACAGTTCACCATAAAGGATGTGAAGCAGGTGCTGCGCGATGTGCTGCTGTTTCTGGACAGCGAGGCACATCTGCATAATGCGGAGTTTCTGACCGTTTTCACCGAAGAGTCCTGCGAGATTTCCTGTGAGGAAAATCAGCTCAAGCAAGTATTCATTAATGTGCTGAAAAATGCGATCGAAGCGATGCCAAGCGGCGGTCCGATATACATACGCTTGAAGCGCAATATAAGCCACATTACCATAGAGATAGCTGATGAAGGCATCGGTATTCCGGAGGAAATGATTCCGCGAATCGGAAGTCCATTCCTCACAGGCAAGGAAAGCGGCACCGGGCTTGGCATGATGGTCAGCCAGCGCATTATCCAGAGCCATCAAGGCATGATTGATATTCAAAGCCAAGTGAATGCCGGAACAACGGTGACCATTACGCTTCCCACTTTGAAAGAAGGGGGCGACGGAGGTATACTAGTAGAAAAAGCAGGCTCTGCAAGTTTATATGGATAG
- the rluF gene encoding 23S rRNA pseudouridine(2604) synthase RluF, translated as MRINKFISETGYCSRREADKLVEGGRVTINGSLALLGSQAEHGDDVRIDGNRIGEHKGHVYIALNKPAGITCTTELHIEGNIVDYVRHQERIFPIGRLDKDSEGLILMTNDGDVVNPILRSEGKHEKEYIVTVDRPISESFVIGMSEGVKILGSMTLPCKVTRSAERVFRIVLTEGRNRQIRRMCEAFGYHVRKLQRVRIMNIQLGELPIGEWRDLTELEKAQLFDLLDYTPSAPTS; from the coding sequence TTGAGGATTAATAAATTTATTAGTGAAACCGGTTATTGCTCGCGTCGGGAAGCAGACAAGCTGGTTGAAGGCGGACGGGTGACGATTAATGGCAGCCTAGCGCTTCTGGGCAGCCAAGCGGAGCATGGCGATGATGTGCGTATTGACGGGAACCGAATTGGAGAGCATAAGGGCCATGTGTATATTGCCCTAAACAAGCCTGCGGGCATTACTTGTACGACAGAGCTGCATATTGAGGGCAACATTGTTGATTATGTGCGCCATCAGGAGCGGATTTTTCCTATTGGCAGACTCGATAAAGATTCTGAAGGGCTTATTCTCATGACGAATGACGGAGATGTTGTGAATCCGATTTTGCGTTCGGAGGGCAAGCATGAGAAGGAATATATTGTGACGGTGGATCGTCCGATTAGTGAATCGTTTGTCATTGGCATGTCCGAGGGTGTCAAAATTTTGGGCAGTATGACGCTGCCCTGTAAAGTGACGCGCAGTGCGGAGCGCGTGTTCCGCATCGTATTAACGGAGGGGCGCAACCGTCAAATTCGCAGAATGTGCGAAGCCTTCGGCTACCATGTGCGGAAGCTTCAGCGCGTCCGAATTATGAACATTCAACTGGGGGAGCTTCCTATTGGCGAATGGAGAGACTTGACGGAGCTGGAGAAAGCGCAGCTGTTTGACCTGCTGGATTATACGCCATCAGCACCGACAAGCTGA
- the motB gene encoding flagellar motor protein MotB, with translation MSKKHRHEEHEEHVDESWLIPYADLLTLLLALFIVLYSMNSVDVKKFQEMSNAFNIAFTGGTGLLTDPAAITTGDQREVQEPSPEDSSQKPASGDDEEDDAQKRREELMKQEQEDLEKLKKQIDDYIKKNGLTSDLETKLNQSQLMITISDEALFASGSSEVKEDSRELAISIGKMLQQYPDYEIIVSGHTDNKPINTYLFKSNWDLSSSRAVRFMDILLENKELSPARFTASGYGEYRPLASNDTEEGRAQNRRVEVSIIRNYVDLEKAQELKVNSKK, from the coding sequence GTGAGCAAAAAGCATAGGCACGAAGAACATGAGGAGCATGTCGACGAATCCTGGCTCATTCCTTATGCCGACCTGCTCACTCTGCTGCTGGCACTGTTTATCGTATTGTATTCCATGAACTCGGTCGACGTAAAAAAATTCCAGGAAATGAGCAATGCCTTCAATATCGCCTTCACGGGCGGTACGGGTCTGCTTACTGATCCGGCTGCGATTACTACGGGCGATCAAAGAGAGGTACAAGAGCCGTCTCCTGAAGATTCGTCGCAAAAGCCAGCTTCTGGCGATGACGAGGAGGACGATGCGCAGAAACGCCGCGAAGAGCTGATGAAACAGGAGCAAGAGGATCTGGAGAAGCTTAAGAAGCAGATTGATGACTACATTAAGAAAAATGGTCTCACCTCCGACCTGGAGACGAAGCTCAACCAGTCTCAGCTCATGATTACGATTAGCGATGAGGCGCTGTTCGCATCCGGCAGCTCCGAAGTGAAGGAAGACTCACGCGAGCTGGCCATCTCCATCGGCAAGATGCTCCAGCAGTATCCGGACTATGAAATTATCGTTTCGGGACATACGGACAACAAACCGATCAATACGTATCTCTTCAAATCGAACTGGGATTTAAGCTCCTCCCGCGCTGTACGATTTATGGATATTTTGCTTGAAAATAAGGAGCTCTCGCCAGCTAGGTTCACTGCCAGCGGCTACGGCGAATATCGCCCGCTTGCCAGCAATGACACCGAGGAAGGCCGAGCGCAAAATCGCCGCGTTGAAGTATCCATTATCCGCAACTATGTAGATTTGGAGAAAGCGCAGGAGCTCAAGGTCAACTCAAAAAAATAA
- the motA gene encoding flagellar motor stator protein MotA encodes MKNSTIIGIILAIIGIFGGMVVKGAPISSLLNPAAYMIIILGTVAAVMIAFPMSELTKTGKLFKMVFGTQNLTSREQLITQFMEWASITRREGLLALEAKVDEIEDSFLRNGMRMIIDGNDQEFVRDVLLEDIAATEDRHKVGALIFTQAGTYAPTLGVLGAVVGLIAALSDMSDIEKLSHAIAGAFIATLLGIFTGYVLWHPFANKLKRLSKAEVQIRLMMVEGLLSIQSGVSTIAINQKLSVFLTPTEREKMREKEEGASEQKA; translated from the coding sequence ATGAAAAATTCAACTATTATCGGTATTATTCTAGCTATTATAGGTATCTTTGGCGGGATGGTGGTAAAGGGAGCTCCAATCTCCAGTCTCTTGAATCCTGCTGCCTACATGATTATCATCTTGGGTACCGTCGCAGCTGTTATGATCGCTTTCCCCATGTCAGAGCTAACAAAAACCGGCAAGCTGTTTAAAATGGTATTCGGCACTCAGAATCTAACTTCACGTGAACAACTTATTACTCAATTTATGGAATGGGCCAGCATTACCCGCCGCGAAGGCCTGCTCGCTCTTGAAGCAAAGGTAGATGAAATCGAAGATAGCTTCCTGCGAAACGGCATGCGGATGATTATTGACGGCAACGATCAGGAATTCGTTCGCGACGTTCTGCTTGAGGACATTGCCGCTACGGAAGACCGCCATAAAGTCGGTGCGCTTATATTCACCCAAGCGGGTACCTATGCGCCTACACTCGGCGTACTCGGTGCCGTGGTTGGTCTAATTGCCGCCTTGTCGGATATGAGTGACATTGAGAAGCTGTCCCACGCCATCGCTGGTGCGTTTATCGCAACGCTGCTAGGTATTTTCACTGGTTATGTATTATGGCATCCATTCGCCAATAAGCTGAAACGACTGTCGAAGGCAGAGGTTCAAATCCGTTTAATGATGGTAGAAGGCTTGCTCTCTATCCAATCCGGCGTATCCACCATTGCAATCAACCAAAAGCTGTCGGTATTCCTGACTCCGACCGAGCGTGAGAAGATGAGGGAGAAGGAGGAAGGGGCAAGTGAGCAAAAAGCATAG
- a CDS encoding EAL domain-containing protein: MKDRQTMRKIPESLGLKGERLAAFYQPILAMDTRTIIGYEVLGRACEGERVRSLGKFFGDVSISVEDHIAVDRILREQAMRKLGAENIESLLFINLKPNWIHRYGQSGELFTLQLIDKYGIDPRRIVIEITEESFNGPMDELRSIVDLYRSRGCLIAIDDVGSGFSSTDRIAHIQPNILKIDIHMIKKSATHNGYLGALRSFSALAEQIGASLLAEGVETRQDLVRAIEAGARYVQGFFFSKAEPEFQQADRFAGALEAELAEYVQQRLRSETTWQKEAAQLAALIDKGCICRQESELGRAEEFNGWITGLLEQLPLGCVRIYLCREDGIQLSANYCRVEAGEWERQEEYYGANWSWRPYFIPTIAQLSEMQRTLVSRAYVDLDTCEWIRTISILAGPGLILFADMKDYEQQTDREREDAACRTTTG, encoded by the coding sequence ATGAAGGACCGACAAACGATGCGAAAGATACCGGAATCGCTAGGCCTTAAGGGTGAGCGGCTGGCTGCCTTCTATCAGCCTATCTTGGCCATGGACACCAGAACAATAATAGGATATGAGGTGCTGGGCAGGGCCTGTGAAGGCGAGCGCGTACGCAGCTTGGGTAAGTTTTTTGGAGACGTCTCCATTTCGGTAGAGGATCATATTGCGGTCGATCGGATTTTGCGAGAGCAGGCGATGCGCAAGCTGGGTGCAGAAAATATAGAGTCGCTGCTGTTTATTAATTTAAAGCCGAACTGGATTCATCGTTATGGGCAATCTGGCGAGCTGTTTACGCTACAGTTGATTGATAAATACGGGATTGATCCACGCCGCATCGTCATCGAAATTACCGAGGAAAGCTTTAATGGCCCGATGGATGAGCTGCGCTCCATTGTGGATCTATACCGTTCGAGAGGCTGCCTCATTGCGATTGATGATGTGGGAAGCGGCTTCAGCAGTACGGATCGCATTGCCCATATTCAGCCTAATATATTGAAGATCGACATTCATATGATCAAAAAGAGCGCGACGCACAATGGTTATTTAGGTGCCCTTCGCTCCTTCTCGGCGCTAGCCGAGCAGATCGGAGCGTCACTGCTGGCTGAAGGTGTAGAGACGCGCCAGGATTTGGTGCGTGCGATTGAAGCGGGAGCCCGCTATGTGCAGGGCTTCTTCTTCTCCAAGGCGGAGCCGGAATTTCAGCAGGCGGATCGTTTCGCCGGAGCACTGGAAGCTGAGCTTGCCGAATACGTTCAGCAGCGCTTGCGCTCCGAGACGACTTGGCAGAAGGAAGCGGCCCAGCTTGCAGCCCTCATTGATAAAGGTTGTATTTGCAGACAGGAGAGCGAGCTAGGCAGAGCAGAGGAATTTAATGGATGGATTACCGGTTTGCTGGAGCAGCTGCCGCTGGGCTGCGTTCGTATCTATTTGTGCCGGGAAGATGGCATTCAGCTATCTGCCAATTATTGCAGGGTGGAGGCTGGCGAATGGGAGCGGCAGGAGGAATATTACGGGGCGAACTGGAGCTGGCGTCCTTACTTCATTCCTACCATTGCGCAGCTGAGCGAGATGCAGCGTACTCTTGTATCGCGTGCTTACGTCGATTTGGATACATGTGAATGGATTCGGACGATATCTATTCTTGCTGGTCCCGGACTTATTTTATTTGCAGATATGAAGGATTATGAACAGCAGACGGATCGGGAGCGGGAGGACGCTGCTTGCAGAACCACGACAGGATGA
- a CDS encoding PLP-dependent aminotransferase family protein encodes MYHDFKLIEGRPVSIQVKDYMKRLMIKGALQPHQKLPSTRELGILLGVSRNTVIAAYSELADEGRVYVLKGKGNYVSEDSAGSIAPPSLFWKLPWKERLSRQALLAEELDLMKRGIRAGKNTISFTSIAPDEKLFDLDHVKQAFLGRMSVEGHVLLNYGYAKGYKPLIAYLMTYMENKGVDVQGKDMLITAGFTEGFDLVLAALRPEHGAVICENPTHHTAIKNLKLHGFDIKGVTMEPDGIHLGELEQALEERAFDCAYFVPSYHNPTGIVMSMEKRLALMQLMSRYKIPVIEDGFNEELRYSGAHMPPLIASAGSGNSVIYIGSFSKVLFPGLRVGWVLADRELIDYLESMKRARNIHTSTLDQSLLYQYLHNGNLHKYLKRARAEYKRKYELTLQTCKAFVPYQTLSGDGGLHLFVTFPEACSVRELLEACARQGVIFTLGHSFFTDGRGSNTLRLGFSRVTDEDIVRGIRIIGDTAKQLWGFA; translated from the coding sequence GTGTATCATGATTTCAAGCTCATAGAAGGCCGTCCAGTATCCATTCAAGTGAAAGATTATATGAAGCGTTTGATGATAAAAGGCGCGCTGCAGCCGCATCAGAAGCTGCCGTCGACACGAGAGCTGGGCATATTGCTCGGTGTTAGCCGCAATACGGTCATCGCCGCTTATTCGGAGCTGGCTGATGAGGGCCGTGTATATGTCCTGAAAGGCAAAGGCAACTATGTGTCAGAGGATTCGGCGGGCAGCATTGCCCCGCCATCCTTGTTCTGGAAATTGCCGTGGAAGGAGCGGCTGAGCAGGCAGGCTTTGCTTGCTGAGGAGCTGGATCTCATGAAGCGCGGCATTCGCGCTGGGAAGAATACGATTTCTTTTACGAGTATTGCCCCGGATGAGAAGCTGTTTGATCTGGATCATGTGAAGCAGGCGTTTCTGGGCCGTATGTCAGTGGAAGGCCATGTACTGCTGAACTACGGCTACGCCAAAGGCTATAAGCCACTGATCGCGTATCTGATGACGTATATGGAAAATAAGGGCGTGGATGTGCAAGGCAAGGATATGCTCATTACGGCCGGCTTTACAGAAGGCTTTGATCTTGTGCTGGCAGCGCTCCGGCCCGAGCACGGCGCAGTGATCTGCGAAAATCCTACCCATCATACGGCGATTAAAAACCTCAAGCTGCATGGCTTTGACATTAAGGGCGTTACAATGGAGCCTGATGGCATTCATTTGGGAGAGCTTGAACAGGCTTTGGAGGAGCGAGCGTTCGACTGTGCTTATTTCGTACCCTCCTACCATAATCCGACAGGCATTGTGATGTCGATGGAGAAGCGACTGGCGCTGATGCAGCTCATGAGCCGATACAAAATTCCCGTCATTGAGGACGGATTTAATGAGGAGCTGCGTTACTCCGGAGCGCATATGCCGCCGCTCATCGCTTCGGCGGGCAGCGGCAACAGCGTTATTTATATTGGAAGCTTCTCGAAGGTGCTGTTTCCCGGCCTGCGGGTCGGGTGGGTGCTTGCGGACCGTGAGCTGATTGATTATTTGGAAAGCATGAAGCGGGCCCGCAACATTCATACCTCAACGCTTGACCAATCGCTGCTCTATCAATATTTGCATAATGGAAATTTGCATAAATATTTGAAGCGTGCGCGAGCGGAATACAAGCGGAAATACGAGCTGACGCTGCAAACGTGCAAAGCTTTTGTACCCTATCAGACGCTTTCGGGGGATGGCGGGCTGCATTTGTTTGTGACATTTCCAGAAGCCTGCAGCGTGCGTGAGCTGCTGGAGGCGTGCGCGCGGCAAGGCGTAATTTTTACCCTAGGCCATTCTTTTTTTACGGATGGACGGGGCAGCAATACGCTGCGACTAGGATTTTCCCGCGTGACGGATGAGGATATTGTGCGCGGTATTCGGATTATTGGCGATACGGCAAAGCAGCTATGGGGCTTTGCATAA